Proteins encoded together in one Janthinobacterium tructae window:
- a CDS encoding cache domain-containing protein, whose amino-acid sequence MSKFAPAVCLSLMLAAATLPSISSAAEGGATRPDAEAMVKKGVSYIKSAGDAKAYGEITAKSPQFILHDLYLVVYKLDGTVVAHGANPKMVGKNLIELKDIDGKAFVKERVDLAKSKGTFWQEYKFTNPETKKIEPKVMYCEKLAETVVCGGIYL is encoded by the coding sequence ATGTCCAAGTTCGCCCCTGCCGTTTGCCTGTCGCTCATGCTTGCCGCCGCCACCCTGCCATCCATCTCCAGCGCGGCCGAAGGCGGCGCCACGCGCCCCGATGCCGAAGCCATGGTCAAGAAAGGCGTGTCGTATATCAAGAGCGCCGGCGATGCCAAGGCGTATGGCGAGATCACGGCCAAGTCGCCGCAATTCATCCTGCACGACCTGTACCTGGTCGTCTACAAGCTCGACGGCACGGTGGTCGCGCATGGCGCCAACCCGAAAATGGTGGGCAAGAACTTGATCGAATTGAAGGATATCGACGGCAAGGCCTTCGTCAAGGAGCGCGTCGACTTGGCCAAGAGCAAGGGCACGTTCTGGCAGGAATACAAATTCACGAATCCGGAAACCAAGAAGATCGAGCCGAAGGTAATGTATTGCGAAAAGCTGGCCGAGACCGTCGTCTGCGGCGGCATCTACCTGTAG